Proteins found in one Subtercola endophyticus genomic segment:
- a CDS encoding SMI1/KNR4 family protein, which translates to MKTAATMAIRLFRRAGIPLDPGLSEEQIRAFEDEFGFEFDADHRELLMLAVPTGRGWFDWRRSTREDIESRLAWPVEGILWDVHYNDFWPTVWGRKPSGAPALESTARQHLAAVPKLVPLFRHRFMAAATRGGGAPVFSVVQADVALYGENLVDYVARETGSTKRYHSSPHRRIEFWSPLAELDPRYIIWPEGEPRLFWNRAIEGGFVHPTHVTKEGGPLPVGSPIEYKAYRT; encoded by the coding sequence ATGAAGACAGCAGCGACGATGGCGATCAGGCTATTCAGGCGCGCTGGTATTCCTCTTGATCCGGGCCTCTCCGAGGAGCAGATCCGAGCCTTTGAGGACGAGTTCGGATTTGAATTCGACGCCGACCATCGTGAGCTGCTCATGCTAGCTGTACCGACGGGTCGTGGGTGGTTCGATTGGCGACGCAGCACGCGCGAAGACATCGAGTCCCGGCTTGCCTGGCCGGTCGAAGGCATTCTTTGGGACGTTCATTACAACGACTTCTGGCCGACAGTCTGGGGGCGAAAGCCCTCAGGAGCTCCCGCTCTCGAATCGACAGCTCGTCAGCACCTCGCGGCGGTGCCGAAACTCGTGCCGCTTTTCAGGCACCGGTTCATGGCGGCAGCCACGCGAGGAGGGGGAGCGCCGGTCTTCTCGGTCGTGCAGGCCGACGTCGCGCTGTACGGTGAGAATCTTGTCGACTATGTCGCGCGCGAGACCGGTTCGACGAAGCGGTACCACTCGTCACCCCATCGACGCATCGAGTTCTGGTCGCCGCTCGCCGAACTTGATCCGCGATACATCATTTGGCCCGAGGGGGAGCCGCGGCTGTTTTGGAATCGAGCAATCGAGGGCGGTTTCGTGCATCCGACACACGTGACGAAGGAGGGCGGCCCGCTCCCGGTGGGCTCACCGATCGAGTACAAGGCGTACCGCACGTGA